In Aegilops tauschii subsp. strangulata cultivar AL8/78 chromosome 3, Aet v6.0, whole genome shotgun sequence, one genomic interval encodes:
- the LOC120976138 gene encoding secreted RxLR effector protein 161-like gives MEPRCPLRKESKEAAVDATLYCSVIGSLRYLVHTRSDISFAVGFLSRFMEAPAADNYAEVKHLLRYIAGTLSYGSVYRYGDGESLTGFSDSDHAGDVDTRKSTSCVLFFLGESPISWQSQKQKVVTMSSCEAEYIAAAMAACQGIWLARLFGELMNQPGASFSLFIDNKSAISLCKNPVLYDHSKHIDLRYHFIRDYVEKRWVAVEFIGTREQKADILTKPLSRVRFQELLGKIGIVDVKLVHQG, from the coding sequence ATGGAGCCACGGTGTCCGTTGAGAAAGGAAAGCAAGGAAGCCGCGGTTGATGCAACGCTCTACTGCAGCGTGATCGGCAGCCTGAGGTACCTCGTACACACTCGCTCGGACATTTCGTTCGCCGTGGGTTTCCTGAGCAGGTTCATGGAGGCGCCAGCAGCAGACAACTATGCAGAAGTGAAGCACCTCCTTCGATACATAGCGGGCACGCTGAGCTATGGCTCCGTGTACCGCTACGGCGACGGCGAGTCCCTGACAGGCTTCAGCGACTCCGATCACGCCGGCGACGTGGACACCAGGAAGAGCACTTCTTGCGTGCTGTTCTTTCTTGGTGAAAGCCCCATCAGCTGGCAATCTCAGAAGCAAAAGGTCGTCACAATGTCATCTTGCGAGGCGGAGTACATCGCGGCGGCAATGGCGGCTTGCCAAGGCATTTGGCTTGCGCGTCTCTTCGGCGAGCTGATGAATCAACCAGGGGCGTCGTTCTCTCTGTTCATTGACAACAAGTCTGCGATCTCCCTCTGCAAGAACCCAGTTCTCTATGATCATAGTAAGCACATCGACCTTCGATATCATTTCATTCGTGATTATGTTGAGAAGAGATGGGTGGCCGTGGAGTTCATCGGTACAAGGGAGCAGAAAGCAGACATACTGACGAAGCCGTTGAGCCGTGTTCGCTTCCAGGAGCTGCTTGGCAAGATTGGGATCGTCGACGTCAAGCTCGTTCACCAGGGTTGA